The Candidatus Baltobacteraceae bacterium region TCTCGCCGTCGAGGACGAACGTATAGGGCGTACCCGGAATGCGCGCGGCCTCTTCCCAGCGGCGAGCGACGTGCTGCGGCGTGCGCAAGAGATCGTACATGGCATCGAAACGCTCGAGAATCGTCGCGAGTAGCGCGTCGCGCGCGACCGGCGCGCGATCGTCGCAAAACGCCGGCGGCGGTTCGATCTCGGCAAGCGCTGCCGCGCCGGCGGCATCGGCCGGGCGCGTCACGTTAATTCCGATCCCGCAGCCCGCCCACGCGGTATCCCCGCTAATGCGCGAGATGCAGAGAATTCCCGCAATTTTGCGTTTGCCGAGCAGGACGTCGTTTGGCCATTGTAACGTCACCGCGATTCCGTGCGCTTCGAGCGCCGCGCTTACCACGAGCGCGCTCCA contains the following coding sequences:
- a CDS encoding biotin--[acetyl-CoA-carboxylase] ligase is translated as MRFSGVLRVAVTGSTNDDIARLLGKPEALGLTIAADYQQRGSGRKGRAWIAPPGSALLFTTALPEPIASADLWIVPFWSALVVSAALEAHGIAVTLQWPNDVLLGKRKIAGILCISRISGDTAWAGCGIGINVTRPADAAGAAALAEIEPPPAFCDDRAPVARDALLATILERFDAMYDLLRTPQHVARRWEEAARIPGTPYTFVLDGETAPFEAEPLRLATGGALIVRHDGAQREIALADARVMR